The window GCATTAGAAATTGCTATCCATATCGAGGATAGAAGTTCAAGAAACAAAGCTTTGAATTTATTAGCTTCCAGCTATATAGATGCAGGAAAATTAGAGGATGCCGTACAGTTGCTAGAGACGATTGACGACCCTGTGTATAGATGCGAGCCTTACTCAAAAATTGCTGCTAAACATACCAAATCAGGACAAATAAAACAAGGGTTGGAAATGTTTGCCAAAGCTGTCGCGATCGCGAAAAGTATCAAAAATCGCAGGGAAAGACAATTGGGATTAATACAAGTTATTACTAGCTATATGAATAACTGTGAATGCAGCTATATTGTTGAAATTGTTGAGATTGTTAAAACCATCAAAAATGCTTCCTTAGAAACCTATTTATTAACACGGATAGTTTATTTTTATAATCAGTCCGGACAGGAAACTAAAGTTATTTACCTTTATCCTCAAATAGTTCCCAAAATTGAGCGCATGAAAGACAGTCCTGCCAAAACTAGCTTTATGGCTGGTATATATTCGGGATACGCTAAAGCAGGTCAATATAACCAAGCCCTAGATTTTGTAAGAAAAATTAAGCATCCAGAAACGAAAGTACAGGCATTACTTGACATCGTAGATATATACGCAGCAGTAAATAGTCATTAGTCACCAGTCAAAAGTAAGAAGTTAGTAATTCCCCTCTCCCTTCTTCCCTCTTTAGCGAAAAAAAGGGGTTTCAAGTCTCTCATTTTAATGGGAATCATCAAAAAATTTTTCCGAATTTCAAGCTCCGCCCTTTCCAGGCGGAGCCAATTCAAAATCCAAAATCCAAAATCCAAAATCGGGAGACCGATCGCTAAAATTAGGGCTGTCGGCAAATCCCAAACACGGAAGTGTAACCGTGCAGAAAAGTGTTACCTGCTACTGGGCCAATTTCGCCATTACAGAAGAAACCACCGATCGGAACATTTTTCAGGTAACGGCGGAACATCCGGGAGTCAAAATTGGGAGACCCGTAAAGTCCCTCTCCCCGTCCCAAACAGGAAAACATCAAAGCACCGGCTCCTTTATTTGAATCAGGTGTTTGTTGCTGATAGCGCCGTAGCAACATTTCCAAATCGTCAGCAGAAGTGTGAGCGTCGCGCAAGTGAAATTGGATACGCTGACCCGGACGGACGCGATCGCCAATTGCGATCGCCCCAACTCTGGGATCGACCCCCAGCAGATTGCGAATCAAAAAATCTCCGTGTTCCAAATCCTGCTTGAACTCATCCCGCGCCACACCCACAAACAGGGAATTCTGCGCCAGCATCCGATCCTCCTCGCTCAGAGTTTGGATCAAATCCCGTAACACATCCAAAGGTTTGCGGGGTTTTCCGCTACCCCCCACTTGAGCAGTTACAGGCACCTCCAATTCCATCACAACATTCCGCTCTCCCGCTATCACCGTGTAAGGTTCGCCGATCGGACGGCATCCCTGCGCCACAATCGTTTCCACAACAAGATTACCGCTGAGGGCAACACCCACAGTTCCTTCCCGGTGCAGCCGATAATTGCAAAACAAGCCAGAACTGCCGCCGACAGCACTACCGCTTGCCAATCCACCCACTTTGATCGATCCCGGATAAGCAAAATCCAGACCTTGAATTAAATCGTTAATGCCAGATGTAAAGGGATCGGCTAACAAAACAAACTGAGGTTCTGCTTGTGGCAATACACCGATTAAATCCACCCACGTATCTGGCGAACTATCCAAATCCGGCAATGATTCGGGAAGGACGTGAAAAGTGCGGACATTTACTCCGGGTAAGGACATTAAACTCAAGCTTAAGCCTGGTTCTCCCTCAATTTCCTGCACCTCTCCCTGTCGATTGACGCCAATCACACCACCGCCACCGCAACCAATTATGGCCGGTACCGATAGCACCTCCCGGAATAAAGGCATCAGCCTGGTATACTCGCTGGCAAAAGCAGACGAAATAAACACCACAGCCAGATCTGCTGACGCCTGCAACGATTGATTGGCACGTTCTGCAACTTCCTCTACAGCCGCTTCTAAAGAAGGACGGGTTGACAGAGCGTTTGCCCACTTTATCTGGTTGGTCATGGGTTTTACCATCGTCCTAAAGTTTAATGTTGTTTTTAGTCTAGGGACTTTCGGCTTAAGCTTTTACTTTTTGGAGCGATAAGGTTTACGCTTATCTATAAATTGCAGCTTAACCCCGGTATATCGCCATATTAGCGCTCCCAGAATTCTCACAAACTATTTTTGAGCCTAAAATCGTCTCTGATGTGTTTCTGGAGCGCTTTTCACATGGGTAAAGCTACTTCGGCTCAGTCCTCTATTTTCCCTTTTTTCCACCAGCCGCAGCAAAATTACTTACCCGTACCTGGCGATCGCTCGTTAAGAAGTGTTAACCTATAACTACAACAAGCAATGGCGTGTAAAGCCCGCCTGGGGAGCAATCAACCGTTAAATCTTAAGAAAAAACCGCAATACCAATTCGATCGACCGGTTGAAGGTATGAATGGAATAAAGCCTCTGCTAAGAACCGTCCTCCCAGGTAAGATTTATCAGAAGGCTCAATCTGAAAGATTGACAGCTCTGATTGACAAAAACGATCTCAGAAAATAACAGCGTATGAGCAACATCCAAGAAAAAATCGACCAAGAGCGCGACCAAGCTCGTCAAGTCTGCGATGTCAGCGGTAGCAACTCTAAAGAGTGTGCTGCTGCTTGGGATGCTGTAGAAGAACTGCAAGCAGAAGCTTCTCATCAGCGCCAAAGCAAAAAGAAGAATTCCCTTGAGCTATATTGCGATGACAATCCCGATGCCGCTGAGTGTCGGTTGTACGAAGACTAAAATCCCTTAGTCTTAGAGATGATTCTGGCTGTGAGAACCCTAAGTTTTTCACAGAAACGCTCGCAATTTTGAGCAACCGAACTTCCAAGTAGAAGTTCGGATTGCTTATTTTTTGATGTTTGGAAAAGAACTTCTGTATGATGCCAGCAATAGAAAAACTATGCAAAATAACCCTTGGTTTGCACCGCTAGTCTGGATGGACTACCGACTGGCGGTATTATTTACTGTTATTGTGCCTTTGATTCTGCTAATTTGGGCTTTTGTCAAAAAAAACGAAGCTATTCAAAGGCTTTTAATTATTTACTGGCGAGTTGCTAGCCTTCTGGCAATCACAGTTTACCTGATGATTAACGCCATACCGATTAGCTTTGTAACTGGTATCGTAGCGCGTCTGCTCATTCCCGTATCATTGTGGTTTTGGGCGGATATCAATGAAGAAATTAACGACTTACCCCAACGCGAATTAAAGTTAGCTATTACATCATGGCGTTGGGGGATAACAGTTTACAGTCTGCTGGGAGCGATTTTGGGAACTCCTTTCCTCACCTGTGCAATTTCGTCTAAGCAAGCACTACTGTCAAACCCGTTTTGTCGAGTTTGGCTAGATCCGCCTTGGGGTTACAAGCAGATATTCCATGCCAATACAAATGAGGCATTTTTGGGTTTTTTGGCGATCCTTGCATTGATTATTTATGTTAGTTACTTGAGTTACTTTATATTTTTCAGATTGGGCAAACAAGGACGCTCAGCAATGGAACAATAATAGCTAGCCAATGGCTGAGGGATAGTGGAAGATAGAAATCACAAGATATTAGCTATTAGCTATGAACCATTACCCCTGAGCAATCAACAAATAACTAACGATCGCTAAAACTTTATGACCAATTCTGTTGGCCAACGTCTGGAGCGATACACTCTCAGGCGTCCGCAGGAAGTACTGCTCGTGACAGCTGAAATTGCAGGTGAAGAAGACCGAGTTGCCATTTTCAAAGGTTATTCCAGTTCCTTAATGCGTCCGACATCTTTCGATGCGGATGTGCCGATATTGCCATCAGAGGCAAAAATTATCAGGATCGACAGGTTAGCAAGTCCTTATAACCCGGATTCTCCTCGCTATATCGAACAAGGATTGACGTGGGAGACATTCCAACCCCTGTTGTCAGAAGTCGGTGTTTGAGTCGGTTTAGTCTTAGTAAAATCGTCTCATTCTAGCAATACAGGTTTGCTTTCCCAGGCTTAACTGGAAAAGCTAGAAACTATCAGGCAGACAAGTGCAGAAGGTATGGTAATTCCGGAAAGTGTTATCCTCCAGTGTAAGTAAGTGTGTTGTGTGGAGTGTTTATAAAGATATGGTAAAAAGCCCCGTTCGGACTCAAGTGTCTAGCCCTTCGGAATCACCATTCTGCTTGGCTGAATCGATCCAATCGGCAAAACCGCTCAATAGCAATCGCGGTTGGAACCCCTTAAGTTTGCCCGGAACGCCGCTTTTTGGCACAGATGGGATTCGGGGAAGAGTGGGAGAGTTGCTCAATGCCGAACTAGCCCTACAAGTGGGTTATTGGACAGGTCAAATGCTGCGATCGACCTCTGCAAATGGCAACGCTTTGGGGCCGATCGTTCTGGGCCAAGATACCAGAAACTCCAGCGATATGTTAGCAATGGCACTAGCCGCCGGTCTTACCTCTGCCGGATTGGAAGTTTGGCATTTGGGTGTATGCCCCACGCCCTCTGTAGCTTATCTGACCAGTGTGACTGAGGCAGCAGGAGGAGTGATGATCTCCGCCAGTCACAACCCGCCAGAAGACAACGGGATTAAAATTTTTGGCCCGGATGGTACAAAGTTGCCCAAAGAATGGCAAGAAAAAATTGAAGCAGGACTGCGGGGTCAGCTCGGTAATTTGGCGGCGAATGCTTGGGGTAGGCACTACCATCGTCGGGAGTTGTTGGGTAGCTACGCCGAGTCGCTTCAGAAACCTCTGCTGCCAGATATCGATCTGCGGGGAATGCGAATTGTGCTGGATCTGGCATGGGGGGCAGCTGTGGGAATAGCACCCCAAGTGTTCGCCGATATGGGGGCAGAGGTGATTTGCTTGCATGACAGTGCAGATGGCGATCGCATCAATGTCAACTGTGGTTCGACCCATCTCGAACCCCTCCAAAACGCTGTCAAACAATATCGGGCAGATATGGGATTTGCCTTTGATGGAGATGCCGATCGCGTATTGGCAGTAGACTCTCAAGGTAGAGTTGTGGATGGCGATCGCATCCTCTATTTCTGGGGGAAAACTCTGGCAGCAGCAGCACAACTGCCCAAAAATATGATTGTGGCTACCGTGATGGCTAACCTGGGTTTTGAAAGAGCTTGGAAAAATCTAGGCGGTGAATTCCTGCGGACGCCAGTGGGAGATCAGTACGTCCATGCAGAAATGCTCCGTCACGGTGCTATGCTGGGCGGCGAGCAATCCGGACATATCCTCTGCCGTCATTATGCCGTCAGTGGCGACGGTCTGCTCACTTCGTTGCATTTGGCGGCGTTGGTAAAACGGATGAATGCTTCTCTATCCGAATTGGTCGATGGCAGCTTCCAAACTTACCCGCAACTATTGAAAAATGTCAGGATGGAAGATCGGGATCGCCGCGTTAACTGGAAAAACAGCGACGCTCTCACCAATGCGATCGCACAAGCAGAAGCTGCAATGGGAGACTCTGGCCGTATCTTAGTTCGCGCTTCCGGAACCGAACCTTTGATCCGCGTTATGGTGGAAGCCGTCAGCGCCGAACTCGCCCACCACTGGGCTGACAATTTAGTTCTAGCCGTTCAACAATATCTATAAAAGTCAAAAGTCAAAATTCAAAAGTCAAAAATAAGAGAAAGAGGGAGTATGGGAGATATAACAGGGGGATAGAAGCGATAACAGGCAAAATATGGCTCAATAAGAACCAATAGATTCCTAGTTTTGACTTTTGACTTTTGGCTTTTTCTATCCCTTTCTCCGTGTCCCTACAAAATTCTTAACAAAAAGCCGCAGCTAAAAGAGAAGTTGCCTGCGGCTTTTCTTTGGTATAATAAATTACTACGTTTGTATAGAAGTACACTAAACGCTTTTGCTTTTGAGCGGATATTTTTTTTAGTTACTGCATGGAACCTTGTCTTTGCGGCCACAGTCATCACTGAATAAAAAACTTTCATAATTTTGATAATTTTTTGAAGCGAGTGTAGCAAATATAAAGGCTTTTTTGTATTTATCGCTTCCAGAACTTAGTAAAAAACTTTATGGGTCAAGCTTCTACAAATGCCAAAATCTAGAATTTCCTTCATTTGGGGCTATTACCCGTGCTTGATTTCACCACAGACTTAGAGGTCGATCGAATTGCCACAGCCAGAGCGATTAGTGCCGCAGTTGTCAATGTGAGCGGTCGCCAGCGAATGCTGTCTCAAAGAACCGCGCTGTTTTCGCTCAGATTGGTTTGCACGCAAGATCGGGTTGAGTGGGAAAGGTTGCGTTCTGTGTTGCGGGATGCGATCGATTTAATGGAAAAGTCCCACAAAGGATTGATCGAGGGCGATCCTGACTTGAAACTACCAGGAAATCCTTCATCGGTAGTAAAAGCAATGTACTTTGAACCACCTCTGAACTTAGATCGACAAGTTCGTAAATTCATCCTTGAAGTTAGAGCCTTACTGCAAGCGGAACAAAGTCAACTGACTCAGGATAATCCTCATTTGCGCTACATCCTTAACGCTACATCCGACGAACTGCTAGATGCTCTGGATGCCGTTGTCAGTCAGTATCAAACAGAAAGCGAAGCCGAGCAGTTAGCGCTTGATATCAATCAGATCGAACTTTATCAGCACAGCTGCGCTGCCACAG is drawn from Aerosakkonema funiforme FACHB-1375 and contains these coding sequences:
- a CDS encoding FIST signal transduction protein, with translation MTNQIKWANALSTRPSLEAAVEEVAERANQSLQASADLAVVFISSAFASEYTRLMPLFREVLSVPAIIGCGGGGVIGVNRQGEVQEIEGEPGLSLSLMSLPGVNVRTFHVLPESLPDLDSSPDTWVDLIGVLPQAEPQFVLLADPFTSGINDLIQGLDFAYPGSIKVGGLASGSAVGGSSGLFCNYRLHREGTVGVALSGNLVVETIVAQGCRPIGEPYTVIAGERNVVMELEVPVTAQVGGSGKPRKPLDVLRDLIQTLSEEDRMLAQNSLFVGVARDEFKQDLEHGDFLIRNLLGVDPRVGAIAIGDRVRPGQRIQFHLRDAHTSADDLEMLLRRYQQQTPDSNKGAGALMFSCLGRGEGLYGSPNFDSRMFRRYLKNVPIGGFFCNGEIGPVAGNTFLHGYTSVFGICRQP
- the glmM gene encoding phosphoglucosamine mutase, translated to MVKSPVRTQVSSPSESPFCLAESIQSAKPLNSNRGWNPLSLPGTPLFGTDGIRGRVGELLNAELALQVGYWTGQMLRSTSANGNALGPIVLGQDTRNSSDMLAMALAAGLTSAGLEVWHLGVCPTPSVAYLTSVTEAAGGVMISASHNPPEDNGIKIFGPDGTKLPKEWQEKIEAGLRGQLGNLAANAWGRHYHRRELLGSYAESLQKPLLPDIDLRGMRIVLDLAWGAAVGIAPQVFADMGAEVICLHDSADGDRINVNCGSTHLEPLQNAVKQYRADMGFAFDGDADRVLAVDSQGRVVDGDRILYFWGKTLAAAAQLPKNMIVATVMANLGFERAWKNLGGEFLRTPVGDQYVHAEMLRHGAMLGGEQSGHILCRHYAVSGDGLLTSLHLAALVKRMNASLSELVDGSFQTYPQLLKNVRMEDRDRRVNWKNSDALTNAIAQAEAAMGDSGRILVRASGTEPLIRVMVEAVSAELAHHWADNLVLAVQQYL
- a CDS encoding DUF3177 family protein; this encodes MQNNPWFAPLVWMDYRLAVLFTVIVPLILLIWAFVKKNEAIQRLLIIYWRVASLLAITVYLMINAIPISFVTGIVARLLIPVSLWFWADINEEINDLPQRELKLAITSWRWGITVYSLLGAILGTPFLTCAISSKQALLSNPFCRVWLDPPWGYKQIFHANTNEAFLGFLAILALIIYVSYLSYFIFFRLGKQGRSAMEQ
- a CDS encoding DUF7734 family protein — its product is MTNSVGQRLERYTLRRPQEVLLVTAEIAGEEDRVAIFKGYSSSLMRPTSFDADVPILPSEAKIIRIDRLASPYNPDSPRYIEQGLTWETFQPLLSEVGV
- a CDS encoding Calvin cycle protein CP12, with amino-acid sequence MSNIQEKIDQERDQARQVCDVSGSNSKECAAAWDAVEELQAEASHQRQSKKKNSLELYCDDNPDAAECRLYED